A single genomic interval of Armigeres subalbatus isolate Guangzhou_Male chromosome 1, GZ_Asu_2, whole genome shotgun sequence harbors:
- the LOC134207298 gene encoding uncharacterized protein LOC134207298 translates to MDSIRRIRPFEISADRSRLPTEWLKWKRELQRYFDACGVTSQWEKRSQLLHLAGSEIQEIFDHLPGVDQIPHVVADPPYYDVAIRKLDEHFEPMRRRNYERHLFRQIAQKEEERFADYVLRLRIQAKRCEFDRYDPREIEDRIIEQVVETCRSNELRRQILAKDLALEDIVSLGTTLADVQLQMKELDRTHADPKPSGIVNKVFKRPGLGRQRPSQMSGYTLNRACFACGRKGHLKGDNFCRARNAKCLKCGEIGHFINRCLKRISRYEPETVQPKRIRQIGDRAENQDKTQANEMIFYAMGKNVFDFVVGGVKIPMVIDSGADANVIEEATWKRAQEAGVKITDMSSEVDRKLVAYATERPMKIKFMFCAMVEAGPNSVNAKFYVVEGGQQNLLGDATAKALKVLKIGFDVGAVQATERKVFPKIKGIVLEIPIDKTVQPIQQAYRRAPIALEERIHDKLEYLLESDIIEKVDGPSPWVSPVVPILKASGDIRLCVDMRQANKAVLRETHPLPVMEELLADVEGTVKFSKLDVKDAYHQLELSEESRVITTFITKYGLFR, encoded by the coding sequence ATGGATTCAATTCGTCGTATACGTCCATTTGAAATCTCAGCTGATCGATCTCGGTTGCCAACAGAATGGCTCAAGTGGAAAAGAGAACTACAAAGATATTTTGATGCATGTGGCGTAACTTCACAGTGGGAAAAACGATCGCAGTTATTGCATTTGGCGGGGTCGGAAATCCAGGAAATTTTCGATCATCTCCCCGGGGTTGATCAAATTCCGCATGTAGTTGCTGACCCACCTTATTACGATGTAGCTATTCGAAAACTGGACGAGCATTTCGAGCCCATGAGAAGACGGAATTACGAGCGCCACTTGTTTCGGCAGATTGctcagaaagaagaagagagatTTGCGGACTATGTGTTGAGACTTCGTATTCAAGCTAAGCGATGCGAATTCGATCGGTATGATCCAAGGGAAATTGAAGATCGAATTATTGAACAAGTAGTGGAGACTTGCCGATCAAACGAGCTTCGACGACAGATACTTGCTAAAGATCTGGCGCTAGAGGATATAGTTAGTTTGGGGACTACACTGGCGGATGTTCAGTTGCAAATGAAAGAACTAGATCGAACTCACGCCGATCCCAAGCCGTCTGGTATTGTTAACAAGGTTTTCAAGCGACCTGGTTTGGGAAGACAGAGGCCAAGTCAAATGTCAGGTTATACTCTCAACAGAGCTTGCTTCGCGTGTGGACGTAAAGGTCATTTGAAAGGTGACAACTTCTGCCGTGCGCGAAACGCGAAGTGTCTCAAATGTGGGGAAATAGGCCATTTTATTAACCGTTGCTTGAAGCGCATAAGTCGTTATGAACCGGAAACTGTTCAACCAAAACGGATCAGACAGATTGGAGATAGGGCCGAAAATCAAGACAAGACACAGGCGAATGAAATGATTTTCTATGCTATGGGTAAAAATGTTTTCGATTTTGTTGTGGGTGGTGTTAAGATACCAATGGTAATTGACTCAGGAGCGGATGCCAATGTTATTGAGGAAGCTACGTGGAAGCGTGCCCAAGAAGCTGGCGTAAAGATCACTGATATGTCATCAGAGGTGGATCGGAAATTGGTCGCTTATGCCACAGAGCGGCCCATGAAGATCAAATTCATGTTCTGTGCGATGGTGGAAGCTGGACCTAACTCGGTTAATGCAAAATTCTACGTTGTTGAGGGAGGACAACAGAATCTGCTCGGCGACGCTACCGCCAAAGCGCTAAAAGTGTTGAAGATTGGTTTTGATGTGGGCGCAGTGCAAGCTACGGAGCGCAAGGTTTTTCCTAAAATAAAAGGCATTGTTTTGGAGATCCCAATTGATAAAACAGTACAACCGATCCAGCAGGCTTACAGGAGAGCGCCAATCGCTTTGGAAGAACGTATACACGATAAGTTAGAATACTTGCTAGAGTCAGACATCATTGAAAAAGTGGATGGTCCATCGCCTTGGGTTTCACCTGTGGTTCCCATCCTGAAGGCGTCAGGGGATATCAGACTGTGTGTTGATATGCGTCAGGCCAATAAGGCAGTTCTGCGTGAAACGCATCCGCTACCTGTGATGGAAGAGCTGCTTGCGGATGTAGAAGGAActgtgaaattttcaaaattagatGTCAAGGATGCGTATCACCAATTGGAGCTTTCAGAAGAGTCCAGAGTGATCACGACTTTCATAACGAAGTATGGATTGTTCAGGTAA